One Triticum dicoccoides isolate Atlit2015 ecotype Zavitan chromosome 4B, WEW_v2.0, whole genome shotgun sequence genomic window carries:
- the LOC119291553 gene encoding rhamnogalacturonan I rhamnosyltransferase 1-like: MARSRPRFWLVAGCVALLLWASVAQLVAVGRLLALFGLAGGAPGPSPPPSSPPPPPPPPRIYKSNGYLKISCNGGLNQMRSEICDMVAVARLLNLTMVVPVLDKRSFWADQSNFGDIFDVRHFITSLRDEVRIVKRLPKRFGPTDSSTTLDMSPVSWSDEKYYLHQILPLFSKYKVIHFNKTDARLANNGISTELQLVRCRVNFRALKFTPQIEALGNKLVQKLRDKGSFVALHLRYEMDMLAFSGCNHGLNPEEAEELKRMRYAYPWWREKEINSKAKRSEGLCPLTPEEASLVLKALGFEKDTLIYIAAGEIYGGEKRLKPLRAAFPKLVRKEMLLDSEPLRQFQNHSSQMAALDFIVSTASDVFLPTFDGNMAKLVEGHRRFLGFRKSMLPDRRKLVELIDLYNSKTISWENFTFSVQEVHRGRVVQPSCRRKLENKPKEEDYFYANPHECLANSSLCSGSKDTVTVR, encoded by the exons ATGGCGCGGTCCAGGCCTAGGTTCTGGCTCGTGGCGGGCTGCGTCGCCCTGCTGCTCTGGGCCTCCGTCGCGCAGCTCGTCGCCGTCGGCCGCCTCCTCGCCctcttcggcctcgccggcggcgcgcccggcccctcgccgccgccttcctcgcccccgcccccgcccccgcccccaa GAATCTACAAAAGCAATGGTTATCTGAAGATATCCTGCAATGGGGGTCTTAATCAGATGCGTTCAGAG ATATGTGACATGGTGGCAGTGGCGCGTTTGCTAAACCTCACGATGGTTGTGCCAGTGCTTGACAAGAGATCATTCTGGGCTGATCAGAG CAATTTTGGAGACATATTTGATGTGAGGCATTTCATTACCTCATTAAGAGATGAAGTGCGCATTGTTAAACGGCTGCCAAAGAGGTTTGGTCCAACAGATTCAAGCACTACACTTGACATGTCACCTGTGAGTTGGTCAGATGAGAAATATTACTTGCACCAG ATCTTACCACTCTTCAGCAAATATAAAGTCATCCACTTTAATAAGACAGATGCTCGGTTAGCAAATAATGGCATCAGTACTGAGCTTCAACTTGTTAGATGCCGTGTTAATTTTCGTGCTCTGAAGTTTACCCCTCAAATTGAGGCTCTGGGGAATAAATTGGTACAGAAACTTCGAGACAAGGGATCCTTTGTGGCATTGCATTTACGATATGAGATGGACATGCTGGCATTTTCTGGTTGCAATCATGGTCTTAATCCTGAAGAAGCTGAGGAACTCAAAAGAATGAG ATATGCATATCCATGgtggagagaaaaagaaattaaTTCGAAAGCCAAGAGATCAGAAGGACTATGCCCACTTACGCCTGAGGAGGCATCACTGGTTTTGAAAGCCCTGGGCTTTGAAAAGGATACTCTCATATACATTGCTGCTGGTGAAATTTACGGGGGAGAAAAGAGATTGAAACCATTGCGAGCTGCTTTTCCAAAACTT GTAAGAAAAGAGATGCTGCTAGATTCAGAACCTCTGCGCCAGTTTCAAAACCACTCTTCTCAGATGGCTGCACTCGATTTCATTGTATCCACTGCTAGTGATGTTTTCCTTCCTACTTTTGATGGTAACATGGCGAAACTTGTTGAAGGCCACAGAAG gtTCCTGGGTTTCCGAAAAAGCATGTTGCCAGACCGGCGAAAACTAGTTGAACTTATAGACTTGTACAACAGCAAGACAATTTCCTGGGAGAATTTTACATTTTCTGTCCAAGAAGTTCATAGAGGCCGTGTAGTCCAACCATCTTGTCGGCGAAAACTCGAAAACAAGCCAAAAGAGGAGGATTATTTCTACGCTAACCCCCACGAGTGCCTGGCCAATTCAAGCCTGTGCAGTGGAAGCAAGGATACAGTCACTGTAAGGTGA